Genomic segment of Trichoderma breve strain T069 chromosome 7 map unlocalized scaffold00007, whole genome shotgun sequence:
CTCAATAGTGTCCGGCCGTCTCTTCAAACTTTACTACGCAAAATCAGCGGTCAGCCTCTCTGTAGTCTATCTCTCAATGCGAGTCTTTCAATGTTCATTTCCTACCTGAGGGGGGACGGCGGGACCTGGGGGTCCTGAGGGGCCTTGGGGGCCCGGAGCAGGACCGCCAAAGTGGTGAGGGCCACCATATGGGTTAGGGCCGGGGCCACCGTGGGCAGGACCAGGCATGCCCATGTAgtgaggcggaggaggagcagggcGGTAGGGGGTGCCGACTCCAGAGTTGTTCTGAGATCGGCCCCAGCTGAGTCGCACTCGAGAGTTGCCAATGGGGTAGCCCTGCATCTGGTTGATGGCCATCTCGGCGGCATGGCGGTGGACAAACTGGACGAAGCCGCAGCCCTTGCCAGGAGGGATCTTGACGTAGGTGATTTCTCCGAATCCCTGGAAGAAAGATCGAAGCTCATCCTCCGTGACATAGCCTGAGAGGCCGCCGACGAAAACAGTTGTGTTGTTGGGGTCGGTGAACTGGTTCATCTGAGTAGCTGGGTTGAAACCGCCACCAGCACCGGCATTGCCGCCGTAGGGAAATCCTTGGACTCCTCCCCACATTTGCTGTTGAGGCATACCGCCGCCCATCATCGGACCGCCCTGGTGTCCGTGACCAAAGCCGTGATTGCCGCTGTAATACGAGATGGTCATGTTAGAGTCGGGTATTCTCAGTTTTAACTAGAGGACGGAGGGGTTGTCGAGCGTGTGTAGGTATAAGTGAAGAGTTGCGGCAAAGGAGAGAAGGTGGGCTGGCCAAAATGCGTGCACAAAAAGTTTTGGGCGGGTGTAACTTACCGATTCTTGGGAGTGGCAGTCGAGATCCTCATAGGACGGTTGCCGCAGTAGACTCCCTGCATTTCGACGAGAGCACGCTGTTGGTCGTTTTCATCGGAGAAGCGCACGAAGCCGTAGCCGCGGCTCTGACCCGACATGGCGTCCGTCATGATCTTGGCCGACTTGCACGAAGGGAAGCGAGcctggaagagagagaccAGGACATACTCGTTGACCTCGGGGCCGAGATCACCGACGAAGATACTGTACTCGGGACCGCGATCGTCGCTATCGTTGGTAGACATTAGAAACCAGATATTCAGCAGGAGCGAGTGGTGATTAAAATTTCAAGGCAAGAAAAGCGtcaagaggaaaaaaattAGGtggcaaaaggcaaaagtgCAATGGAGGAAGCTGTAACAgggagagaaacaaaaacgaGGCAAGGCAGAAGCGGCAGATCGAAACTGTGCCTGAAGGTGGTGAAAAGGTAAATCCGAGGCGCCACGGTTACTGCCGCAAAAATACGCATGTAGCGGAGAGGTACATGAGAAGCTGTGGTGGGGGAGGTACAAGCACAAGTACTTGTGCAAGGGGGCGAGAAAAGGCAGGGCAAGGCTGAGCACTGCAGAATTtcaaacaaaaacaagcatCAGACGGACTTACCGTCGGTCAACCAGACCGCCGCCAGACGCCCAGTTCAGCTTGAATTGGCGCGAGCTGTTAGGCACAGGCGTTCCGTTGAGGCCAAGCGCCTTGGTAGCGGCGTCGGGAGTTGCGAACTCAACGAAGCAGTATCCAGCGTTTCTGGGAGGGGAGAGCAGAGTCAGTCAAGTGGTCATGCATATCATATGATTTAGGTCACTTGTTGTAattcatttctttcccttgtgCTAGAGGGACGAAGGACAACAAGCAATAGAGACCTAGCTTACCCAGAGTTCTTGTCGCGAATCACCTTGACGTTGACAGTTTCGCCGGCggaagaaaggaaaacgCCCTTGATAAAGTTCTCGTCCATCCATGGTTCGAGCTCTCCCATCCTATCCCTCTTGTTAGTCACACATGACTCGTTGCATTCTCAATGGCTGGGGTTATATCTTACCAAAGGGTGGTCTTGGCCTGATCCTGAGTAGGACCGGCGGGAGGAGGCACAGCCGACATGTCGGTGGCGGGAGGGGTTCCGTTTTGAAAAGCCATTGGACTGGCAGCAGAGATGCCGTTAGACGGAGCACCAGGAAAGGAGGAGTTCAAATCCATACTAGTCTACAGCGTCTCATCAGCACAACGGTCTATAAAGAGATTTTGCAGCAGACTGTTTCTAGAAataagaggaagatggataGAGCAATGTGTCCTATGGCGTGCAAGCTTAAATGCTATTTCGCCTTGACTCATTATCTTGTACACTCGATCTGAGACGAGCGCCACCGGCGACTTAGCTCGGTGATTTGTGGGTGCGTGTAGATGTACATGCACAAGGCGGAAAGAACTTCAGCCTCGGCAAGAGGGTTTTGTAAAAGAGTAGGAGGCGAGACCACTTGGCTCACGATGGTCACGTTCAAGCCTAAGAACGTATTCACCTAGCTCGCGGGATCATGATGGAGCATAAGGGAAAGAAATTGAAGACGTACCAATTACTTTATGCTTTTAGGAAACCAAAATGTAATCTGCTTCAAGCTCGATTATAAACAGGCTTTCAGGCTTTCGTTCCTTGCCGAAGAATGCTCAAAGACTACACGAATGCAAACAGTCAACACTATGCACCGTATTATCATGCAAGCACAGGCAGCCACTAACCTAAATAGAAGCGAAATGGAGGTGACGTTCGAATCGAATGCGAAGATCGACAACGAAGCAATAGAAGACCGATGTACAGTCTTACTAAAGGGAttccaaaggaaaaaaatgTGTCCGTATGAATAAGAGATTCTCAATACGCCGTCACGCCGCGTTCAAGATGGCAAGGGGACAAATGCGATGCTTGAGGCGGATAATGACTTTCTTTAAGATGGAGTCGAAAGATGATATCGTGGACCGATCGTATGTTCTACCGAAAATCCTAAAGGAGTGTGGTAAAACAGTTGGAACGCTCTCGAAATCAAGAAGAACCTAGATATAGCGGTTAGCATTCAATGATGTAGGTCCAAGATTCTAGCAGCTGGCTGTGCAATGTGTAATGACAACAAAAAGGCCCCGACCCCGTGTGATGCGCAAAATGCCTGCCGAGATGCCTAAACCAACGAAGCGGCACATTCCCAGTAAGCCCTCTTTCAGCtttctcgtctttttctccgAATGGTCCAGATATTGATGCAAATATTGATCGTCAAGGTTTCGGCAGTGCGTATCTATTGGCTTTAAACTTCAGGTTCAGGTGCGCCGCAAAGCCTCAATGGTTGTATGTTCGTGTAGTCATAGAAGAAGGTATAGTCGGAGTATTCCAGGCGGGTATACACCAGGTGTAGCGCAGGCCATGTTCCATATCCATCAATTTGTGAGATTGACCGTGTTTTTAGCCATCAAGCCATCCTGGAAAGCATTTGCGCTCGTAATGGAAGACCGATTTGGTGGTGACAAACGGCCAAGGCACCAATCGCATGCTAACACACTCCACACTCGAGAATATCCGTCCAGTCGAGGACAACGCTTCAGTCTACCAATGCCGAAATATTCGTTTCTCCGCGATCCGAGATAAGGGACTCTCGATGCGCTGGCGGTATCTGTTGGGCACGAAATTGCAATGCAGCTGTTCGGAGCACGAGCAGCCAACATCCACAACATCAatctgcagcctcggccaaTTTAATTTTCTCGGCGACATTGACGTCGACAGACTCGAATAAACCCAACAAGTAACCACATCCATCGGCTCGCCATGATTCGCAACACCCTTCCGAACTCTCTCGTATCGATTATCGTCCTTGATATTTCGGATGCCGCAATCACATGGTAGACCCGGCGAAGTGGGGTGAAATCGGATGGAGATCGTGCATCGCCCCGCGAGACGCCGAAGTGCTCCCGGAAGAGAAAATCCAAGGGCCACGATGAATTATGACGCTTTGCGAAAAGAGTCGGCCGATGCGACGCTCATGATTTGGACGCGATAGAGCAGTTGAGGCTTCGGGGCAGCCGAATGGCGACGGCGCAAGGCGGAAATACGACGCCGCATTTCGCCGCATGTGCCACGGCTGCGAGTGTGAGGGCGCAAGCACGGTACAGTAACGGTATTGACTTGATCGATCGATTGCGTCGCCGAGTCGGCCGGGTCTCCAAGCGCATAAGTCTTGACCACTTGCTTCGGCCTCGGTCCATGTCGAGATTGGCGAGTGCGTCGCCGCGGCTCCAGAGGCGACGTCCAATTCGAGTTTCGATCCATCGTTCCGCGCGCAAAACCACACGCTATTCGAGCCGGGGCACGGACAAGAGGGGAAAAATTTCACACgaacaagaaaaaataaaaatgcAACGAGGCAGTCTGGAAACGTGCAACTTACTTTTAGGCGCCGGCAAAAACAACCGTAACTCTCTCAGCCGATAGTCCGAAACACGCGCAAGGGAAGAACCGTAGCAGCCGtgacgagaaaaaaagagatgaaagaggaagaatgtgtgatggaagaaaagagtcAGTCGCGGGACGCCGTGCGGCAGACGAAGCGGGcgagctttttttttctctctcccttgtccGAGCTGGTGCTTGCTAACTGGCCCTCTTTGTTGGACACACACTTGTTCTGCTCACACACTGTTGAGTCTGCACAGCCTGGACCGGGTCGCGCGGGGATTAGTTACCTTAGGCGAGGGCAAGGTCGAATAATCGACCAGGATCCAGCcagggggggcgtgtgtgtATTGCTGTGTGAGTGTGAGACGTCGATGTGGGCGCTGCCTTTTTGGCGGCCACAGGCGATCTCTTGCTCGATCTCGGGCCCGTTGgttggccaagctggctTCAAAGGGCGCTGAAACAGCCCACAAGGTCAAAATTCCACCCACACGGACGAGAAACCAGATGGTACGAGTGCtcgtagctgctgctgcttctgctggcgCTGCCGGAGCTCTTGTTGGAGAGGGGTCGCACCAGAGatgacgctgctgctgctgctgctcaaggaaGCGTTGCTGTGCTATCGCTCGAGATGTTCCTTTTGCTGCAGTTGCAATAAAACAGCAAGAGGCAAGGGAGGCAATGGGGGACGAGGAGCAGCGGTAGGGATATATCAGACagccaagaaaaagaggTACTTTGCAGCAATATTGGCCAAACAGATGCCGGAAATTGTCAGATCTCTAGACAACGGAGCGCAAAGATGATGGAGCGAGACACACaaccaatcaatcaaatcacaCGGCGATGAATCAATCAATTCCTGTGTACTTCGCAGACGACAACAAACGGAAAGAGTAAATAACGCTGTGgaagaaacagaagaagggaagaaaaggccagGAGGGAACGACGAGCACGCGTTGTATTATTATTCACTTGCTGCCTGCCGCCGTTCTCAGCAATTGAAGCCCCAAAGCCCTCTCGTCCTGCTGCGAAACTCTGTGGCCTGTGCCAGATTTGAGCGAAGCCATTGATGGCTTGTTCTTTGACTTCCAGGGCGTGTACCGAGCAAGACGCGCGTGGCGCCATGGTGGAAGTTCCTTGTCTGGCTGAGGACGGCGAATAGGCTCAGGCAATTCAACTGGCCCAAGGCTCTCTCGCCTGGCAAAAACCGGGAACCcaaggggagaaaaaaagagccagTCCTTTGAGGATGGGCGCCACAAAGACAAGCCGGTTCTTGTTAGAATGTTGGTGGcgcatctccaagctcaacAAGGCCCCCAATGTACCTGCCAGGTATACTTCGGATGTGGTCTCGTGCATTTCGCTTTATAGGAGTCAAAGAAGATATTTGCGGCTTTGTTAGCACACAGCAAACCCGGCAGAGCAAACCGCTATCGAGATGATTCTTTCTAGAATTGTCAAACTCAATAACGTTGCTTGCTACTTCTCATCTTGCCTTTCGACTATAAGCAGCATCGAGAAGACTCCGCTCTGTCAGACCGCGGAGATGTATTCCGGTTACTTGGGGCTACGAAATTTTCAACTATTTGCCGCAGCATACCGTTAAAAAGAGTACCTTTCTAGTTATGCCTTTTACACGGCTTGGTCACGGAGCATACGGCAGCTTGCACCGTTCATCATTCATGGAGCATCTACTGTCTTCCTCAGTGCCAAAGCCACGAAAGCGTCTCCGCCCAAGAGCCGGAAACATCTGCTCTTTGATACGCGGGCTGCGGTAAAACACACTGTCCCCATACCGTGCCATTGCCCTGGTGGGCCAAAACGCTCAGAAGCTTCCAGCGGACTGTCCGACGGCGTGTCGCTAGTTGCCAACGTCGGCTCCATTCTCAGGTTCGTTGTATTCCTAGTGCGCGTTTCCATGTGGCGATTTAAACAGTGCACTCAAAGACTTCTTGACATCTCGCCGTTTGCGGCTCTGACTGGCTGGAGGATATGGCACTTGTTAGTGGACCTGCGTCTTGCGTAGCAACATTTGGAAGCCGAAAGAAAGGCAAGACACAAACAAGGAGAGGCACCTACGGAACCGGCAAAGTCATGCTGGATCCGATTATGCAGGTCACAGGCGGGGGGTTACAGTACTAACTGTGTTTCTTTCATAGCTGCCAGATCGACCCAAGGCAGCTCAGAGAACTTGATATGATGAAACAGTTAGATCATAGACCAGGCTCAAAGACTGCTATGACAGATACCGCAGATGCAGGGCACAATCGTGCTATCCGATGCCATCTCTATTGAAGAGACACAACCCTGCGTTTGGTGGCCGGGACAAGCAGGTGGCCATCAATGCAGATGTCTCAGCCCGCCATGTCTGATTGACGGTAAACAAATTGTTTTGTCTCAACGCAATTTATCAAGGAGCGACCCAGAGCAACACTACAGGCCAATCTCATAGGTGAAGTCCCAGCCACAGGGTCTTGGATGGCTCACCCGCGTCTCAATATTGTAACGCGACAGGACGGCCTGTGTAACTTGGAGCGAATCAGATCAGTCCCTGCGTGCGGATGCGTGAAAAGTGACCCTTGAGAGACGAGATGATAATACTTCCTTGATAATGGAGGTCAATGATAGTGCTAGTATTTCATTCACTATTTTTATCTCTTGTAACTAACTACCGCCGTGtctcctttgccttgccttaCCCCTGGTGCCTGCAGCCATTATGGCGATGCTAAACCACCACACACCTTATTTTCGGTACGTACCGATAGCCGTAACAACATCAggccaaaaggaaaaagcaacGTGTCTTTCAACCTTCTTCCATCCTTCTACTTCATACTGCTGCTAGACCGCATTTCCTACCGAGGCAAGCACAAGTATTGGGCAAAAAGATACACTATTGTTTGCGCCGGATGGCCCTAGCGATGCTACACAAAGACAAATACAGCGGCCAACAAGCACATTGTGATGCCTGGTCACATCTCCCACGCATGCCAGACGCGCACAGAGAAAGGTTGATGTGGCTCTTAGAATTGGCCCTGGCAAAAGCTGCTGCGTCCCGGGCCAATCCTGGTTAATGCGCCGGCCATGGCATTGTCGTTTGCGCTGAGACTGCCGTCGCAATTCGCGACAAATGCGATCACCAGGTGTCTTAAAACTTACATGCACACGGGAGCATCTGTCCTATCAGCAACGCCCCTGCATGATTACGTGCCTTGAAAAGCTGACAAGGGAGAGTGCATGCAGAAAGCTACAAAGGAAGcagtacaggtactcatCGCTCTGTCAGGGTATTGCTGATTGCACCTCTGACAAGCCAAAGCTCCTACATCTCCTTGATTCACAACGAAGCCTTCCAGGCAAAAGCTCTCAAAGGTCTGTCCAAAGAGGCCCGTCCTGCCATGTGGTATTCAGCCTGTGCATCCCGCCTATGGATGGATCTTGTTTCTGACCCGTCACGATCGTACAGGGCACCACTTCTACCCCTCCTCACCCCCGGCTTCTCAGCACGCCAAAGAGACCACCCCCTCCCTTGTCCGCCTACCTCGAACCGCAGGGCTTTGGTGGACTTTGGTTGGGGAGCGGCATCGACGAGTGGCGCTCCTGCACAACACCCTCTGCCCAAGGCCCCCCAATGGGGGACGTTTCCAGGTATCTGGATGGCCGCTGGTGGGTTAACCTTGTGAGAAGAGGTGTTGGGCTGGTGCGTGTTCGACATGGGAGCTCGTCGTCTCCTGCAGCAGTTTGGAGTATGATTGCAGAGTGCTACCTCGTAAAGGCCAGGTTTATCCCTCCACGAGGGCACAGCTTCAGCCAGTCAGCTTCAACAATTCGCCAAAGGTTCAAGCGCTTCCCCTCCCATCGCCAGGGCGAGTTAGATCGTTCTAACGCCGTCTCTATGACAAGCATAACCAAGGACGAGCAGGTTGCAAAGCTCTGCATCAGGTATCTCACTGTACTTCCCAAGTGATGCAAGCAgtggtagaagaagaagaagaaaaacaaagaagagctcGTTGCATACCTGTACGATTACAGTACGGCCCGCGACACCTAGGCCGAGCATTGTCAGCGGATTAGCAGCGGTTTTGCAGCTTTGTTCCTTCGTCGCATGGATCTTCCACCACAACCCCTGCCGTCCCTTCTCACCCATATCCAGCTGAAAGGTCACCCCCCTCGCCTTGAGCGGCCTGGCAATGCATCTTGTCAGCTCTGGATGTTATTTAAAGTCAccgctcttcttgcttgTCGCCGCCCTTTGACGGGCAACAACACGGGTCGTTCGACCATTAGCTGGCCTCTGAGCTTCCCCGACATGCAGAGAAAATGATGGACAGAACACAAGGCAGCCACCATCTCGCATCATCCCTAGACGGCATGGTGGTAAATGCAGCTTTTTTTCAATCAGAATGGTGAGGCGTGTCTCTATACACTGCGGGGCTTCATGACCTAATGAATGTTAGTTTGGCAAAAGCTTTTCATACACCACCGCATCGTGAACTCGGCCACCGTGGGTCGTTTGGGATAGACCAATGTTCATTGGGCCATCACTTGCGTAACTGGCGACCATCGTGGGTCTCGGCATCCAATGACCACCAAATCCTGCCCTACGCACGCAAGTTTTTCATCAGCTTACCTGACCGGCCCATGCACAATGCATATGATAGAGTCTACTGCAATGCTTGCTATTTGACGGCGAAGGAAGTTTATGCTTGGTTCGTATAAGCTCGACTCTAGAGTGCGAAGATGGTAGACTACTTCCAATCACAAAGGTAGGGAAAAAATTCGCCTCCAGAAGTTGACACGGTCGGCCGTCGAGACGCCGCCGCACTAAACCGCCGCGCTTCTTTGCCATCGCTTTTAGCCCCCCGATTGTTCCGCTGTTATGTCGGAACCGGGGCTCTCAGGTTGATGGCCGACATAGGCCGCCGAATCGGAGTTTGAAGACTCGGGTTTCCCTATTGGTGATTTATGCTTTGAGGGTTTTATCACATTGTACATTTGAGAAATATGCCACCGTAACCCGGAAGAAGGGTCTGTCATATCTTtctgagaagaagaagagaatagtATCCTCGTTTTCAATAGTACTTTGTAGAAATACTGGTCTATCGATCTCTTGCTTACTCACAATCTGGTCATTGAATCATTGTGTATCATTGTCACATCCTGGTCAGCAGCATAGGACATACTCCTGAGAGAACAAAGTGGGATTAAGTCAGCAACTAAGTGAATTGGAACTGATTGATACACAAGACAGCATACATTCAGCCATAATCCTATTCTTTTTATATCAAAAGCATGCCAATCGTGCTCTTCAAAGCAGTAGTGCCTAGGTCTGGTGGCCTTTATGTCGGTGCTACTCCGCACGCCACTAAGTTGACAGGATTGGCTCGGGAGATCGGGCAGATCTAATAGCAACCCTGGATGGCTGTGGCTTGTGTCAGCGCATCCAACAGCGTGCTCGACGACGATAACTACAGTTTGCATGCCATAGTATCGATATTTCTCTAGATATCAGCGGTAGAAAATCATTACAGCACAACATATTCGCCTCTTATATCCAGGAGCTCGATAGGAAGCTTGTCTTAATCTCACGTGGCCATTCACAGAGCGCATGATTGCTTAGTCATTGTTTACTATGGGCATTACGCCAGTGTGCTGGCCTAAAGTGATGATGCACTGATGGAAGCCTCAAGCTTCGACCCAAGCAAAACTTCCCTCGCCATCTCTGCACATTTCATCCACAACCTTTCTCTTACCATCACACAACATTCCACACACATCCTGCATCACCAAAACTTTGTTTACTATCATCCTGAGTTGTGATAGTGTCCCTACTCCTCTCCCTCTATTGTTGGGCACCGGTATTCCCCTGCACCAGCCGCTGGTCCGGCCCAGCATCACCCCTCCAGATATCTTCAGCCATGACAACCGTGACTCCAGAGCAGCGAGAGCTGCAGCTAGTAGAAAGCGTCGAATTCAGAATTCTCACCGTTGCCAATGATGAGGCTAAGCTCACCGACCTCCTGGGACGCTATTTAGCCCCCATCATTCTCAAGGCACAGAGCCCCAACGCTGCCGTCAGAAACAAGGTAAAGACTTCTACCCACCTATCTTCCACTCGAGATTTCCATTTGTTAACGCTTCTCAGGTCATCACACTATTGAGTCGGCTGAGAACATTCATCCAGCCTCCAAGGTACCATCATGCTTCCCTATCTTTGTGCATAGCAAGTAGAGATCAAATTACTAATTCTGGACAGTGTCATCCTACCTGTCAAGGCACTGCTTGAACAGTACAAATCAACAGACAgtgccatcatcaagcagctggattTGCCACTCATTCAGCACAGCCTTGGTCgtcttgatgaagacgataGACGGGACTTGATTCCCATCGCACTGAAAGGTTGCTCCAAGGATGAAGGCCAACCAAGAGCTGCCAGCTTTTTCAACATCATTCTTCAACTCCTGATTGATGTCCGCATTCCGTCACGCGgaagcaaagaagacgagaccCTTCGAGCTTCTATTGGTTTAGAGGATCCTGCTGATGCAAAATATCTCGCCAAgatgctctctctttttctacgCCTACGGCCCTCAACCCCCAGCCGGACGGTGGCTGAATCAAACCCAACCTTCTCTGAAGATGAAAGCAAGATCTTCTCTGTGGAAGGTCCTGGAACTGATAAGATCTTCCAGAACATCTCACAGGtaaaggccaaggctgttTCATTCTTAGCCAGTGCTGCCTTTACCGATGAGGAAAAGTTCCTACCTGCATTATACGCCTCCTCAACCCCCGACACCAGAGTAGCATCTATGGCAGAGGAAATTATCAAACGAACATCAGTCTCCCTAGAACAGGAAGACTTAGTAAAGAAGCTGTTTGAGGCCCACTCTCGGCTTCCTGCTGCCTATCGCACGCGGATTCTTAATCTGCTTGCCAAATCCACTATTGCATCAACAATGTCACAGAGCATTATGAACGTGGTGAATCTTGACTTCTTGCCAAGTTTCACCCAAGATTCTTCGACAGATGCGCTTAAACCATCAAGTACGCTAGAGAAGACAAAGCTACACAAGGCTCTTTTCCAGTTTCTATCTTGGGTTGCTCAAGTTGGCCCAACAAATAAAGACTTCTCGATTGGACCGAATCTTATTAAGAGCATGCAAAGCTACATCGAGTCCCAAGGATGGCCTGTTCCTGTGCAGCAAATAACGCACGATGAAGTCCAGCTTCGCTCGAGAGGTTACGAAACTATTGGCATGCTTGCGCGGTCAGCCGATATGCCTTTCAAAGAGCGGATTGCTCTGGCTGCTTGGCTCTTCCAAGCCTTGTCAGAAGACCCAACAAATGAGGCCGTAGTCAACATTGACGGAGCGCTTTCAAGTCTTACAGCAAATGTCCCTGAACATATTGCTGACGAAGATCTCGAATTGAGGAATATGCTCCTCAAATATATGTCTCTCTCTGAAAAGGCACCTGCTGTACGAAGCACTCGACATGCAGTTGTCAAATGGGCCAATGAATGCCTATCATTCACAAACATTGATGCACGATGGATCAATTTTATGGCTGTCGCTGGTCGCCATCAGGAGAGGAGTGATGTGATTGAGCAAGGGCAAAAAGGTCTGGATCCATGGACCTACGCCGCTCATAGAGAGGTAGCTCCTGTCATGCCTGACTGGCGACTGATGGTTTTCAAATACTTCAAGACTGCCCCCGATCTTGCACCTCCTGCCGACTATGAGCCTGGCCCTGGAGTAACAGCGCTGCCTAATGACAGTATCTATGACAATTTCAGAGGGTCCAACATTAATGCTTTTGCTCTGATCATTCAGTATTGCAAGCATATGATATTTCTCGCGGCACTGCCCGAGTTCGAGGTGCAGCCCGACTGGATGCAGACGCTTAACGCACAAATAAAGACCAACATCAAAACTAGGGAGAAGATTCAAGAATACTTGCGATACATCGACCCTTCGTATCTCAGCATCTACCTCAATGCATGTCTTGTTGGCGCTTTTCTCGAGGATGCTCCCATCACGGAAGAGTGTCTTCGCTGCTTTGTCGACAtcgcctctctttctcccagAGTGATTGTCGGAGATTTCACCAAACACAGAGTTACCAATCTGCTTCCTCTTATCAAATCTAATAAGAGTGAGATACGGGACTTGAGCGCGAGAGCCCTGGGTATCTTGGCGGCCCATCCAAcaatggatgttgatgacgtTCAAAACTGGGGTATGACTCTCAATGCTTTGTTTGAGAAAGCCACGACGGCAGTTGGCCCAGATCTCAATGCTGCCGAAGGAGCCCTCGCCGCCTATGGACATCTTTGCTCTCGATCTGTCTTATACAACCACGCATCTGTGGCTGAGTGGAAATATCCGCTTCAAATTCTCGTCGAGGAGAATGTTGCAGGATCTCTATTTGATGCAGCCGTCGAAGCTTTTACCCATCTTTGGCTGGCAAAACTTGCCATCCCTCCAAAAGACGGAGCCACTTCTCTTGACAAGATCATCAAAAGGCTgtccaagaaggccaaaaagggaaatgagaAGGCGATTATTGGTCTTGGGATGCTGGCTGCCAGTATACCAGACGCTGAACTTCCAGAATCACCTGCTTCGTGGTCAGAAGGCCCAGTTGGTGCCATCTTGACGGAGCTGTTTGCTCTTCATG
This window contains:
- a CDS encoding RNA recognition motif domain-containing protein — encoded protein: MDLNSSFPGAPSNGISAASPMAFQNGTPPATDMSAVPPPAGPTQDQAKTTLWMGELEPWMDENFIKGVFLSSAGETVNVKVIRDKNSGNAGYCFVEFATPDAATKALGLNGTPVPNSSRQFKLNWASGGGLVDRRDDRGPEYSIFVGDLGPEVNEYVLVSLFQARFPSCKSAKIMTDAMSGQSRGYGFVRFSDENDQQRALVEMQGVYCGNRPMRISTATPKNRGNHGFGHGHQGGPMMGGGMPQQQMWGGVQGFPYGGNAGAGGGFNPATQMNQFTDPNNTTVFVGGLSGYVTEDELRSFFQGFGEITYVKIPPGKGCGFVQFVHRHAAEMAINQMQGYPIGNSRVRLSWGRSQNNSGVGTPYRPAPPPPHYMGMPGPAHGGPGPNPYGGPHHFGGPAPGPQGPSGPPGPAVPPQVGNEH